ACAGCGAGCACGTTATCACCGCAGAAGTTCCCGGCAAACCGCTTGCGGTCAAACCCGCTCCCAGCGGCAACGGCATGACGAAGCCCGCGCGCTCCGCGCGCTCGAAACGCAGAAATAAGCGATAACGGAAGGTCTCACATATGTTATACGAAGATGATTTCGAGTTCGAGGAGCAGCCGTCGGACGTCCGCGACCGCTCGATCGGCGGACGCTCCGGTTCGGGAAACCGTGGGCGCGGTGGCGGGACGCGCCGCGGCTCGCCGCCGCGTCGCGGAAACGCCGAGATCGTCGATGCCGGCGAAATTCCGGAGGACGCCAAGCCCGCGCGCGATTTGTTGCACGCGATCCTCAAAGGGATGGGTGTTGGCTCCGTCGAGGTGCGTTATGTCAGCCGGCCGGAAGGCGAATATCTCGAAATCAATGGCCCGCACCTCGGAATGCTCATCGGTCGCCATGGGAACACGCTCGAGGCGATCAATCTGCTCTTCAACAATGCCTTTAACGCCGGCGTGCGCACGAACCGGCGATATTACACCATCGATGCCGAGGGTTATCGCGCCCATCGCGCCGACGATCTCAAGAGCCTTGCACTCGCGACCCTCGATCGATGCGTCCGCGAGCGTAAGCCGCAGAAGCTCGAGCCCATGCTTCCCTCCGAGCGCAAAATCGTGCACCTCGCGCTGGCGACCTCCGAGCTGGTTCGCACCGAATCCGAAGGCGAAGAGCCCGAGCGCCGCGTCGTGATCTTTCCAAAAGCCTGAAGGGCGCGTTGCGCCGCGGGTTACGAGCCCCCGCGCAGTGCCGCCAGGTTCCCGCATGACCGATACCATCGCCGCGATCGCAACGCCCCCCGGTAAGGGCGCGATTGCGATCGTTCGCATTAGCGGCCCCCAAACAGCGCAACTCGCCGCGAGGCTCGTCCGCACCCGAGCGGGCGCGTTGCACGCGCGCGTTGCCACGCGGGCGACGATTCTCGACGAGTTGGAAAACGCGATCGACGAAGGCCTGGCGATTCGTTTTCCCGCGCCGAACAGCTATACGGGCGAAGAGATGCTGGAGCTCCACGTGCACGGTTCCCCGGTCGTTGCGCGGGAACTCGTTCGCGCCTTGCTCGCCAGCGGCGCGCGGCTCGCGCAGCCCGGCGAGTTTACGCGCCGCGCTTATCTCAACGGGAAGATGGATTTGCATGCAGCGGCTGCGGTGGCCGATGTCGTCGACGCGGAAACGCGCGCCGCAGCGCGCGCGGCTCTCTCCAATCTTGGGGGCGGACTCGCTGCGACCATTGGCGAGCTGCGGCGCGTTCTGGGGGGAATTCTGGAAGAGCTTGCAGCGTCAATGGATTTTCCTGACGAGGTCCCCGAGCCCGACCGCGCGCAGCTTGAGCGACGTCTGGCGCCGGTGGCCGCGGAACTCGCCGGGCTGAGGCGCGATGGTGAAATCGGCCGGCTGGTTCGCGAAGGCGTCAGCGTCGCTATCGTAGGGCCGCCCAATGCCGGAAAGTCCTCGTTGCTCAACGCGCTCTTGGGCGCCGATCGCGCGATCGTCTCCGAGCATCCCGGCACCACTCGGGACACGATCGAAGAGAGCGTCGTCATCCAGGGCGTCAAAGTCCGGTTGATCGATACGGCCGGCATCCGCGCCCACGCGGATCGTCTGGAGGCCCGCGGTATCGAGCGCAGCGAAAGCGCGCTCGCGCAAGCCCGCGTTGCCCTGATCGTCATCGATGCGTCCGAGCCGCTGGGCCGGCACGCCGAGGCGCTGCTCGAACGAACGCGTGAACGCGAGCGCGTCGTCTTCTTCAATAAAGCGGATCTCGGAACACGCGCCGTCGCGCCGGCGGGCGTGCCGACGGTCGTCGGCAGCGTCAACGACGCGCCGACGCTCGAAGCCCTCTCTCAAGCGATCGCGCGCGCGGGCTGGGGCGGAGAGCGGCCCGACGCCTCGCGTCCGCATTTGGCCGCGCTGCACGAATTTGATGCGGCGAACGCTGCGATCGACGCACTCGATCGGGGGTGCGCCGCGCTGCGGGCGGGCGAACCATTCGATTTCGTTGCGACCGAACTAGCGCGCGCTTTTTCCGCGCTCGAGCATGTAACCGAGCAGGTGGCTGCCGAAGAGATTATCGACGGGATTTTTTCCCGCTTTTGCATCGGAAAATAGCGGGAATGCAACCCGCCCGTACTTGCAAACAGCGCGATGGAGGTAGTCTATGGTAGCAACGCTGACGCGGAATTGGTGGATGTGGCTGATCCGGGGCATCGCCGCGGTGATCTTCGGCCTGCTAGCGTTTCTTTGGCCTGGCGCGACCATCGTCGTGATCGGTATTTTGTTTGGCGCCTACGCGCTGGTTGACGGCATTTTTGCGATCGTCGCAACGATTCGCGCCGCCGAAACGCAACAGCGCTGGTGGCCTTTTCTCATCGAAGGTATCGTCGGAATCTTGATCGCTGCAATTACATTTTACGACATCGGCATCACGCTTCTCGCGCTCTATCTGACGATTGCGGCGTGGGCTTTTCTCACCGGCATCTTCGAAATCATCGCTGCTCTGCAGCTACGTAAACATATTGCCAATGAAATCTGGCTGATCATCGGCGGCGTCGCGTCGATCGCCTTCGGTATTTTGATGGTGTACTTTCCGCTGGCGGGCGCATTGGCAATCATTTGGCTTATCGCGGCCTATGCCGTGATCTTCGGTCTGCTCATGATCGGATTCGCGTTGCGCCTTCGAGCGCACGTGCCCGCGATGCCGATCGCGACCGCCGGCTAAAATGCGGCGCGATGCCGGTACGATCGTCGTCGGGGGCGGTCATGCCGGCATCGAAGCAGCCGTGGCCTCGGCGAAGCTCGGGGTTCCTACGTTGTTGGTGACCGGAGACCCGGAGAAAATCTGCACGCTGCCCTGCAATCCGTCGGTCGGCGGCAGCGCCAAGGGCCAGTTGGTCCGGGAGATCGATGCGTTGGGCGGCATCATGGGCGCGATGGCGGATCGGTGCAGCCTTCACTCGCGCTTTCTGAACGAAAGCAAGGGCCCGGCGGTGAGAGCGCTGCGCCAACAGATGGACAAACCTTCTTACGCGCGCTCGGCGGTTGCGCTATTGCGGGCTCAAGCGAACGTCGAAATCGTAGCCGGCCTCGTTGAGGATCTCATTCTCGAGGCAGGCGCCGTTCGCGGCGTCGCCTGCGCCGACGGTAGTCGATACTATGCGAGCAGCGTCGTCCTCGCAACCGGCACGTTCTTAGGAGGAAAGTCCTTTCGAGGCGACGTGGTCCAGGCTGAAGGTCGCATCGGTGAAGCGCCCGCAATCAACTTGGCCGCTGCGCTAAGGCGGTTGGGCTTCCCCACGGCCCGGCTGAAGACGGGCACGCCGCCGCGGGTCGACAGAACGACCGTCGATTACGACGCCATGCTGCGACAACCGCCAAGCGCACGCCCCCTCCTTTTTTCTTATCGCAGCGCCCCGCGTTTTTGGGGCCCGCAGCTGCCCTGCTACGTGACCGAAACAAGCGCGCGGACTCACGCCCTCGTCCGGGAAAACTTGCGGTTTTCTCCGCTTTACGGCCTCGATTTGATCCGCGGCATCGGGCCCCGTTACTGCCCGTCGATCGAAGACAAAGTGATCAAATTCGCCCATAATCCGTCGCACCAAATTTTCATCGAGCCCGAAGGGTGGGACGAGCCGACGCTGTACGTCGGGGGCTTCTCGACCTCGTTACCCGCGGAAATCCAAGTCGAGATGCTGCGCACCTTGCCGGGACTTGAATCGTGCACGATGCTGCGCGCGGGATACGCCGTCGAATACGACATGGTACCGCCGACCGAGTTAGCCGAGACGTTGGAGACGCGCCGAATCTCGGGGCTCTTTCATTGCGGTCAGCTCAACGGAACCTCGGGCTACGAGGAGGCCGCGGCGCAGGGTTTGGTCGCCGGGATCAACGCCGCCCAGGCCGCACGGGGTGGAGAACCGTTTCGGCTTGGCCGCGCGCAAGGCTACATCGGCGTGCTCGTCGACGATCTGGTTATGCGCGGCGTCGACGAGCCGTACCGGATGCTTACCTCGCGCGCGGAGCACCGCATCGTCCTGCGCCACGATAACGCCGATCTGCGACTGACGCCGCTCGGCCGCGCGATCGGTCTCATTGACGACGAAAGTTGGGCCGCCTTCGAGGAGCGCCGCGCCGATTTGCGTGCGGCACGGAGGCGCGCCGATCGAACGCGGCTGGGTCTTCCCTCGGTGGCCCAGGAACGATTCGACGCCGGAAGCACCCTCGCCGACGCACTGCGGCGCCCCGCGATCGAGTTCCAGCACGTCGCCGAGCGATTCGATCCGCGCTTGAGCGACGACCTCGGCGAGCGCCTCGCGATCGAGATTAAGTGCGAAGGGTACGTGCGGCGCGAGCAAATGGCCATCGACAAGGCAGCGAAAGCGGAAGGCGTGACGATACCGAGCGATTTCGACTACGATGCGCTCGTCGCGCTCTCGCGGGAGGCCCGCGAGAAGTTCGCGCGCCTCCGTCCGCGGACGCTCGGTATGGCGGGTCGGATTCCGGGGATTACTCCCTCTGACGTCGCCATCGTCGCGCTCTTCGTCTATCGGCGCGAACGCGAAGCTTCAATCGTTTAGTGGGAGAGTCCGATCTCGAACTGGAGCGACTGCTCGAACGTGCCGGCGTCCAGAGAAGCATCGCTAAGCCGCTTGCCCGCTACGGCGCCTTCGTGCTCGAGGCAAACCGCAGCCTCAATCTCACCGGTGCCAAAACGTCCGCAGAACTCGCCGACCATCTGCTCGACAGCCTCTCCGTCGTGCCGTTCGTTTCCGGCCGCTATATCGACGTCGGCTCGGGCGCCGGCTTCCCGGGGGTGCCCGTGGCCATTGCATCCGCCCTGCCGGTAACGTTTGTCGAAGCGACGGCCAAGAAGGCGCGCTTCCTCGAGTCGGTGCTCGAGACGTTCGGATTGGGAGGGACCGTCGTCGCCGAGCGCGCCGAGACCGCGGCGCATCGGCTCGAACTGCGAGAACGCTTCGCTTGCGCAACCGCCCGGGCGGTGAACAGCGCGCCCGCGGTTGCCGAGCTCGTCCTACCGTTCCTCGAAGTGGGCGGCGCAGCGATTCTCCAGCGAGGCGCATTCTCGGTGGAGGAACGACGCTCGCTGGAAGACGCCTGTTTGGTGTTGGGAGGCGAGCTGGAAAGCGAGCGGAAGCTCGGTGAAATGCGCCGAATCATCCTCGTGCGCAAAGTGCGGCGGACCTCCGCCCGCTTCCCGCGCCGGGTGGGCGTACCGGCAAAGCGCCCCCTCTGCAGCCCCTAGGCCGCTATTGTTCCCCGTGAAACATTCCCTGGTAGGATGAGCGGGATGCACCCGCTCGATGCCCCTCTCGTGGAGGCGTTGCCCCCGGAGAGCCTTTACGCCGTTGGCGGGCGCGTTCGCGACGAGCTCCGGGCCGCGATCGAAGGCCATCCGGCGGCAACCCTCGACGCGGATTACGTCGTTGTCGGTGTTCCGTTGAGCGATCTGCTGGATCGGCTGAGCCCGCTCGGAAGAGTCGATCTTGTCGGCGCCTCGTTCGCCGTCATCAAGTTCAGCGCCGGCGGTATGACGGTTGACATCGCGACGCCTCGCCGAGAACACTCGATTGGCCCCGGGCATCGCGACTTCCACGTCGAGTCGGGCCCCGAGGTCACCATCGAGGAAGACCTAGGGCGGCGCGATTTTCGAATGAATATGCTTGCGCGAGCACTTCCCTCGGGCAGGATCCTTGACCCATACGGTGGTGAAGGCGACATCCGAGCTCGACGCATCGACATTCTAACAGGCTCGGCCTTCCGGGAAGACCCGCTGCGAATGCTCCGGGCCGCGCAGTTCGCGGCGCGTTTTCACTACGAAGTGACGCCGCAGGTACGCGCGGCCATGACCGAGGCGGCGCCGCTCGTCGTCACGGTGTCGCCCGAGCGCGTGCAAGACGAGCTTATAAAGCTTCTCAGTGCAAGCAAGCCATCGATCGGTTTTGCGCTCTTGCAGAAGACCGGCGTCCTGGGGCATCTTTGGCCCGAGCTGGCCGAGGGCGTGGGAGTCGAGCAGAACGAGTGGCACGCGTATGACGTCTGGCTGCATACGCTCGCCGCCCTCGATGCCGCCCCGCCGGACGACTTGGTACTGCGTCTGGCGACGCTACTCCATGACGTTGGAAAGCCACGCACCAAAGTGGGACCGCATTTCTATCGTCACGAGATCGTCGGAGCCGAGATGGCGCAAGCGATGCTCGAGCGGATTCGCTTTTCGAACGACATCGTTCAAACAACCGAGCACCTGGTCCGGAACCACATGTACTCCGCCGATCCCCACTTGAGCGATGCGGGAATCCGTCGCTTCATCCGCCGAATCGGGTCTCAACATATCGAACGTTTGTTCGCATTGCGCGAAGCCGACATTGTCGGCTCCGGGCTGCCCAGGCGCGACGGCAGCAACGAGCTCTTTCAGTCGCGCGTTCGCGACGAGCTTGCCCGAAAGCCGGCCTTTTCGATTCGCGAGCTGGCAATCGGAGGCGACGACGTGGTTGCGGCGCTTGTACGGCGCGGCGACGCGCAGGCGGGATTCAGCGGCGACGCGAGGGTTGGTACCGCGCTGCGCTGGCTCTTCGAGCAGGTCACCGATGAACCCGAACGTAACGAGCGCACCTTGCTGCTGGCACTGCTCGAGCAGTATCTCGGTTCTTCCGCTCACCCCGGCGACGCATAACGTTATGGGTCGCGTTATTGCGCTCGTCAATCAGAAGGGCGGCGTCGGAAAGAGTACGACCGCCGTCAACTTGGGGGCGGCCTTAGCGATGAACGATTCGCGGGTGCTCGTGGTCGACACCGATCCGCAGGGCAACACCACGACCGGTTTGGGCGTCGACAAAGCGCGTTTGACCTACGACATTTACCACGTCTTGATGCAAGAGATTCCGCTCGATCAAGTCATCGTGCCGACCGATGTCGATCGTCTCTGGCTTGCGCCGGCAACGATCAATCTGGCGGGCGCCGACGTCGAATTGGTTGCCGCCCTCTCGCGCGAAACGCGTCTGCGTCAGGCGCTCGCGCCAATCGTCTCACGCTACGATTTCGTGCTGCTCGATTCTCCTCCATCGCTGGGCTTGCTCACGATCAACGCGCTCACTGCGGCCGACGACTGCATCATCCCGGTGCAAGCCGAGTTTTACGCGCTCGAAGGATTAGCGCAGCTGACCGGGGTGATTTGGCGCGTTCGCGATGCGCTCAATCCGACTTTGCACGTCAGCGGCGTGCTCGTCACGATGTTCGACGGGCGCACGCGTTTGGCGGTTGAAGTCATTCGCGAGCTCGAAAAATACTTTCCGCAGCAGGTCTTCAAGACGCAGATTCCGCGCAACGTGCGCCTCTCTGAAGCGCCCTCGTATGGCAAGCCCGCCGTTCTTTTCGATCTCAAGAGCCGCGGCGCGCAAGCGTACTTGTCGCTCGCCCGTGAAATGCTGGGACCCGCGCAGCGAGTCGGGAACCTCTAAGAGTTTCATGCAGAAGCGCGGCTTAGGACGTGGATTGGGAGCGCTCCTCGGCGAGAGCGCCGTTCCGATTGCGAGTGCGCACGAGGTCGTTCGCGATATTCCGGTGAGCGATATTCGGCCAAATCCATTTCAGCCGCGCACGAGCTTCGACGCCGGCGCGCTCGACGAGCTCAAGAACTCCATCGCGCAGTACGGCGTTCTCGTACCGATCATCGTTCGCCGAGTTGACGGCGGCTACGAGTTGATCGCCGGGGAGCGGCGGTGGCGTGCCTGCGCGGCGCTGCAGCGGCCGACGGTCTCGGCAATCGTTCGACAGAGCGACGATCGGCAAACACTCGAGTTTGCAATCGTCGAAAACCTGCAGCGCGAAAACCTCAATCCGCTCGAAGAGGCGGCGGGGTTCGCGCATCTCATCGACGAGTACGGCTTGACGCAAGAAGAACTCGCGCGCCGTCTCGGCAAGAGCCGCCCCACGGTCGCCAATACGCTTCGCTTATTGGGACTCTCGGCGGCGATCAAGCCGATGCTGCTCGACGGCCGTCTCTCGGCCGGGCACGCACGCGCGCTCCTCGCGGCGCCGCAGGAGAGCCGCGACGCTCTCGCCCGGCGCGCCGTTCGCGACAGCCTTACCGTGCGCGCTCTGGAGCGTTTAGCGACTGGTGGGCAGCGCACGAAAACGCCGCCCGCGCCCCGGCCGCTCTCGCCGGACGAACGTGCCTTCGAGGGACGGTTGCGCGAACGCTTCGGTACGGCAGTCTCGATTCTGCGCGCCGGGCGCGGCGGTCGCATCGAGTTTCGCTTCACGAGCGAGGACGAATTGATTCGCCTGGGCGATCTTCTGCTCGGCGACGACGGCGCGTCCTAACAATGTTTTTTCCGTTTTCGCGGATCATCGCACTGATCATGGCCGCGGTGCTCTGCTTTACGCTGTTGGTGCCGATGTCGCTCGCAAGTCATCACCTAGCGCTCGCGCTCTTCGTCGTTGTTGTTTTTTTCGCATATCTCGTCGCGAATGTCGTGCTGTGGCAGCGAATGCGCCGGCGCGGCTAGCGCGCGCCACCCGCTTGCGCGGCATCTATGCAATCGTCAACGAAGATTCGCGCACCTTCGAGCTCGCCCAAGCCGTTCTCGATGCCGGAGTGCGCGTGCTGCAGTATCGAGCGAAGTCGGGAATTGTCGAGGCGAAGGTCGATGCGTTGCGACGCTTGGCGGCGGCGCACGATGCTTTGCTGATACTCAATGACGATTGGCGGGCGGCCGCGCGGTTCGGCTGCGACGGCGTCCATTTGGGACCCGGCGATGATGGTTTTACCAACGTTTTCTCGGTGCGCGATGCGCTGCCAAACGGAGTAATCGGCCTGTCGTGCGGCAGCCTCGCCGAAGTGCGCGCGGCGAACGCCTGCGACATTGATTACGTTGGCGCCGGTTCGGTTTATGCCACACGCTCCAAGGGTGACGCGGGCGCGCCGATCGGCCTGCAGGGCCTTCGCGCGATCGTGCGCGCATGCAACGTTCCGATTGTCGCTATCGGCGGAATCGACGTAGCGAGGATCCCCGAGGTCAAAGCAGCGGGAGCCGCGATGGCGGCAATCATCTCGGCCGTCGCTGGGGCCACCGATCCGCGCCTCGCGGCCGCCGCGCTGGTCGAAGGATGGCAGCGTTGATCGTTCTCTCGATCGGGACGACTCATCCGTGGAACGTCGCCGGTGTGGGTCGCGACCTCGTCGTGGGCGGCGACATCGGGGCACGGGTTTTTACCGCCATTGCGGCGGTGAGCGCGCAGGATGCGCGCGGCGTTACCGCGCTCGGGGTCGTGAACGATGCCGTCTTTGCCGCGCAACTGGCCGTGCTGCCGTGGGATTCGGCGGGCGCGGCGCGGATCGGCGCCCTTCCTACCGCCGCGGCCGTCCGCGCCGTCGCCGAGCACCTACGATCGCGGCCGTGGCTTGCCGCGGTCGTCGATCCCGTTTTCGCAGCGAGCCGCAGCGGCGCGCTCACCGACTCTGCGGCGCGATATGCCGTTCGCGACGAGCTCGCCACCCTGGGCAACGTCGTGCTGACGCCAAATCTCGAGGAGGCGGCTTTTCTTCTGGGCGTGGCATCGATTCGACGCGACGAGCTGGGAGCAGCCGCGACCGCGCTGCGCGCGCGAGGCGCGGCGGCGGTTCTACTCAAGGGCGGCCATCTCGACGGCGACCCTTCGGATGCGCTTGCGACCTCCGACGGTATCGAAGTTTTCACCGACTCTCGCATCGCCGGGTCGATGCACGGAACCGGCTGTACGCTCGGGATGGCGCTGGCCTGCGAGTTGGCCGGCGGCAGGCCGATCGGCGATGCGGTGCGCGCTGCGCGGGCCTACGTGCGCGCGCAACTCGCAAGGCATTGATGCGTGCGACAGAACATTGACGCGCGAATGACGTCTACCTCGCGCCGGCCTCGCGTTATGGCCGGAATGCGTCCGAGCGGATCGGTTCATCTCGGACATCTCGTCGGAGTTCTCACTCAGTGGGCGAGCTATTGCGATAATGCCGACGCTTTCTTTGAAATTGCCGATCTGCACGCGTATACGACGGATTTCGACGACCCCGAAAAGATTCGGAAGGCCCGCAACGCAATGGTGGCGGCCTGGCTCGCAGCCGGGGTCGATCCAGCGAAGGCCACGGTCTTTCTTCAATCCGGCGTTCCCGAGATCGCCGAGCTGCAAGCGCTGCTGGCGATGATTACCCCGGTTTCATGGCTGCAGCGAGTACCAACGTACAAGGGACAGATCGAGGCGCTTGGGCAGAAGATCGACACGTACGGATTTCTCGGCTATCCCTTGCTCCAACTCTGCGATATTGCCGCATTCCGCGGCGAGTACGTCCCGGTCGGACGCGATCAGGTCGCGCATCTGGAGCTCGCGCGCGAGATCGTCCGTCGTTTTAACTATCTGTATGGAGAAGGCGCAACGGTTTTGGTGGAGCCGCAGCCGACGTTGTCGGAGTTCGCTGAAGTTCCGGGCACCGACGGGCGCAAAATGAGCAAATCATACGACAATGCAATCTTCATCGCAGACGACGAGGAAACGACGACGCGCAAAGTCCGCGCGATGGTGACCGATCCGCAAAAAATTCGTCGCGGCGATCCCGGCCGCCCGGAAATCTGCCCGCTCTTTGCGCTATGGCATTTCGTCAATCCGCTCAAAGTGGACGGCGTTGCCGCCGAATGCCGATCCGGAGCTCTCGGCTGCGTACAAGACAAGACGGAGTTCGCGGAGGCGCTCAACGCCTATCTTCGCCCGGTTCGCGAGCGGTACGCCTTTTACCGCGACGATACTGCGCTCGTCGAGCGCATCGTCGCCGAGGGCACGAATCGTGCACGGGCAATCGCCGGCGGCGTGTTGACCGACGTCAAACGCGCGATGCACCTTCTGTAGCGAATGCGGCGACGGCCGCGATGCGTTACTGCACGAACTTCGGCAGTGTCTTGGCGATCGACTCGAGCGCCCAATCGATGTCGTCGAGCGAGGCCGCGTACGAAAAACGAAGGTAGCCCTGACCGGCCGCACCAAACGACGAACCGCCGCCGCAAGCAACGCCGCCCTCTTCCAATAGAAACTTTGCCAACGCGCGGTCGTCGCGGGTGATCGCCGAGACATTGGGAAACGCGTAAAAGGCGCCTTCAGGCAGTAAACAAGAGATGCCGGCGATCGCGTTGAGACCTTGCACGAGGCGGTCGCGACGAGTGCGGAAGATCTCGTTCATCCGCAGCACCGGTTCGTCGGGACCGGTGAGCGCGGCGATCCCAGCCATCTGCACGAACGTGGCAACGCAGCTGAACGTATTGTTATTAAAAAGCGTGGCGGTGCGGGCGAGGCGCTCGGGCATGATCGCATACCCAAGACGCCAGCCGGTCATCGCATATGCTTTGGAAAAACCGTCGACGACGATCGTTCGGTCGCGCATGCCGGGCAGCGATGCGATCGAGACGTATTCGCTGTCGAGATAGAAGTTGCGGCTGTAGATTTCGTCGGCGAGAACGAGAAAATCGTAGCGTTGCGCCAGCTCGGCGATATATTCCAAGTCGCTGTTGGTCAGCACGCCGCCGGTGGGGTTGTGCGGCGAGTTGATCACGACGACCTTCGTCTTGGAAGAGACGCGGCGTGCGAGCTCGTCGAGATCCATGCGCCAGTTTCGCGACTCCAATAACGGTATGGCATGGATCGTCGCCTGATGATAGCTCGCGCAGGATGCGTACGCCGGATATGCCGGGTCGAAATAGACGAACTCGTCGCCTGGGTCGAGCAAAGCACTGAGCGTATTCCAAATAACCGGCTTGGCGCCGGGCGCAATCACGACGTTTTCCGGCCCCCACTCCGGCGTGACGCGACGAAAACGGCTCGCGTACTGCGCAATGGTCGCCCGCAACGATGGTAGGCCCGCGGAAGGCGTGTAGTGCGTGTGATTGTCGTAAAGCGCGTCAATCGCGGCCTTTTTGATCGCATCGGGCGTATCGAAGTCGGGTTCGCCGATTTCCATGTGGACGACGCGACGTCCCTGCGCTTCGATTTCGCGCGCCCGCGCGAGAATTTCGAAAGCGTTTTCCGAACCCAACCGCTCCACGGCAGCGGCGAGACGATCTTCATGAACTGCGAGCACCGGCAACCTCCATCATTCGTTCGCG
This Candidatus Eremiobacterota bacterium DNA region includes the following protein-coding sequences:
- a CDS encoding bifunctional hydroxymethylpyrimidine kinase/phosphomethylpyrimidine kinase produces the protein MIVLSIGTTHPWNVAGVGRDLVVGGDIGARVFTAIAAVSAQDARGVTALGVVNDAVFAAQLAVLPWDSAGAARIGALPTAAAVRAVAEHLRSRPWLAAVVDPVFAASRSGALTDSAARYAVRDELATLGNVVLTPNLEEAAFLLGVASIRRDELGAAATALRARGAAAVLLKGGHLDGDPSDALATSDGIEVFTDSRIAGSMHGTGCTLGMALACELAGGRPIGDAVRAARAYVRAQLARH
- the trpS gene encoding tryptophan--tRNA ligase — protein: MTSTSRRPRVMAGMRPSGSVHLGHLVGVLTQWASYCDNADAFFEIADLHAYTTDFDDPEKIRKARNAMVAAWLAAGVDPAKATVFLQSGVPEIAELQALLAMITPVSWLQRVPTYKGQIEALGQKIDTYGFLGYPLLQLCDIAAFRGEYVPVGRDQVAHLELAREIVRRFNYLYGEGATVLVEPQPTLSEFAEVPGTDGRKMSKSYDNAIFIADDEETTTRKVRAMVTDPQKIRRGDPGRPEICPLFALWHFVNPLKVDGVAAECRSGALGCVQDKTEFAEALNAYLRPVRERYAFYRDDTALVERIVAEGTNRARAIAGGVLTDVKRAMHLL
- a CDS encoding pyridoxal phosphate-dependent aminotransferase — translated: MEIGEPDFDTPDAIKKAAIDALYDNHTHYTPSAGLPSLRATIAQYASRFRRVTPEWGPENVVIAPGAKPVIWNTLSALLDPGDEFVYFDPAYPAYASCASYHQATIHAIPLLESRNWRMDLDELARRVSSKTKVVVINSPHNPTGGVLTNSDLEYIAELAQRYDFLVLADEIYSRNFYLDSEYVSIASLPGMRDRTIVVDGFSKAYAMTGWRLGYAIMPERLARTATLFNNNTFSCVATFVQMAGIAALTGPDEPVLRMNEIFRTRRDRLVQGLNAIAGISCLLPEGAFYAFPNVSAITRDDRALAKFLLEEGGVACGGGSSFGAAGQGYLRFSYAASLDDIDWALESIAKTLPKFVQ